In one window of uncultured Acetobacteroides sp. DNA:
- a CDS encoding AAA family ATPase, protein MSKEQQFDYQVYGAKVSSLEIESLLNHLFESFPDRKDSVPVPLCIWGMHGIGKTQLIKEYAKKNGYHFGYIAPAQFEEMGDLVGMPKITTKECGSTETSIVPPSWVPQQEGPGIFLIDDVNRADDRILRGIMQLLQDYELVSWKLPSKWMIVLTANPDGGDYSVTSMDDAMLTRMMHVTLEFDVKSWAKWAEFSNVDPRGIAFVLAYPEIVTGGRTTPRSLVQFFCSIKRIRDLKDNLTIVKILADGCLDPQTAISFINFVSMDLAKLVTPEEILEASKFEPIRNRIEDLVEGKVKRLDILSVILTRLTNYLVSSKAELTDKQFENLKKFIQLPTIPNDLRLAMAQEIVKSEKKSAKRLYAVPEVGKLLLTKM, encoded by the coding sequence ATGAGTAAGGAACAGCAATTTGACTACCAAGTTTACGGCGCTAAGGTATCGAGTTTAGAAATAGAAAGCCTGCTAAACCATTTATTTGAAAGTTTTCCCGACCGTAAGGATTCCGTTCCTGTACCTTTATGCATATGGGGGATGCATGGAATTGGAAAAACTCAGCTTATAAAGGAGTATGCCAAAAAAAACGGATACCATTTTGGCTATATCGCGCCTGCCCAATTTGAGGAAATGGGAGATTTGGTTGGAATGCCCAAAATTACAACGAAAGAGTGCGGTAGCACAGAAACATCTATCGTACCTCCGAGCTGGGTACCACAACAAGAAGGGCCTGGCATTTTTCTAATTGACGACGTAAATCGGGCAGATGATCGGATTTTAAGGGGAATAATGCAGCTGCTACAAGACTATGAGCTGGTGAGCTGGAAGCTACCTTCGAAATGGATGATTGTGCTAACGGCTAATCCTGATGGAGGAGACTATTCTGTTACATCTATGGATGATGCAATGCTGACACGAATGATGCATGTTACGCTTGAGTTTGATGTGAAAAGCTGGGCTAAGTGGGCCGAATTTTCGAATGTAGACCCAAGAGGGATTGCCTTTGTACTTGCCTATCCCGAAATAGTCACAGGAGGAAGAACCACCCCCCGCTCATTAGTTCAATTTTTTTGTTCAATCAAACGAATTCGGGATCTAAAGGACAACTTGACCATAGTTAAAATTTTGGCAGATGGTTGTTTGGATCCTCAAACAGCAATTTCTTTTATCAATTTTGTTTCGATGGATTTGGCCAAACTCGTTACACCAGAAGAGATACTGGAAGCCTCGAAATTTGAGCCGATCCGTAATAGAATAGAGGATCTTGTTGAAGGGAAGGTGAAAAGGCTAGACATCCTCTCCGTGATTCTTACACGCCTAACAAACTACTTGGTATCCTCAAAGGCCGAGCTGACAGATAAGCAATTCGAAAATTTAAAAAAGTTTATTCAGCTGCCTACTATACCAAATGACCTGAGGTTGGCAATGGCTCAAGAGATTGTAAAATCTGAGAAAAAGAGCGCAAAAAGGCTATACGCTGTACCTGAGGTTGGAAAACTGTTGCTGACAAAAATGTAA
- a CDS encoding thioredoxin family protein translates to MSATESNMLPLGTVAPKFMLVEPLTGQIRSLDGLKSEKATLVMFICNHCPFVKHVNPQLVALAYDYMPQGVSIIAISANDVEEFPKDLPVKMAEVAQKLEYPFPYLYDETQDVARAYHAACTPDFFLFDGTMKLVYRGQLDGSRPSNSIPVDGSDLRRAIDAVLAGKKVDERQLPSIGCNIKWKG, encoded by the coding sequence ATGTCAGCAACCGAATCGAATATGCTGCCGCTGGGTACGGTAGCCCCAAAGTTTATGCTTGTAGAGCCTCTCACCGGGCAAATTCGCTCGCTCGACGGGCTGAAGTCGGAAAAGGCAACGCTCGTTATGTTTATCTGCAACCACTGCCCCTTTGTGAAGCATGTAAACCCGCAGCTGGTGGCGCTTGCCTACGATTACATGCCCCAAGGCGTTAGCATCATTGCCATAAGCGCGAATGATGTAGAGGAGTTTCCCAAAGATTTGCCCGTAAAGATGGCAGAGGTAGCACAAAAGCTGGAATATCCCTTCCCCTACCTCTACGACGAGACCCAAGATGTGGCGCGCGCCTACCATGCCGCCTGCACGCCCGACTTTTTCCTTTTTGATGGAACGATGAAGCTGGTTTACCGAGGTCAGCTCGACGGATCACGCCCCTCCAATTCCATTCCCGTAGATGGAAGCGACCTGCGCAGGGCTATTGATGCGGTTCTTGCGGGCAAAAAGGTGGATGAGAGGCAGCTTCCGAGCATCGGGTGCAACATAAAGTGGAAAGGGTAG
- a CDS encoding YceI family protein — translation MLQIFLLQAVFLALGASNNPDVHTYAYEILSGSQISISGKSNINTFRCYTANIPRKGSFLAFEPEGVNVVDFYHADVDLLVKSLSCGSKLIEKDLNRSLMADRYPFIMLSFKDAKLVARYPNRTAKYQTTLSMTIASTTRNVGVDILLQQVDHNTFRIVGSQVISMTDFNIKQPTAMFGMIVVDREITISFNILAAVYKDVLGSYTIPIAGSSNSSAQRKLD, via the coding sequence ATGCTACAGATATTTCTACTACAGGCTGTTTTTTTAGCTCTTGGGGCATCCAACAACCCCGACGTTCACACCTATGCCTACGAAATACTTTCCGGTAGCCAGATATCCATCTCTGGTAAAAGCAACATTAACACGTTTAGATGCTATACGGCCAATATCCCGCGTAAAGGATCCTTTTTAGCTTTCGAACCCGAAGGCGTTAATGTAGTAGATTTCTACCATGCCGATGTCGATCTGCTGGTAAAATCGCTCAGCTGCGGCAGCAAGCTAATCGAGAAAGATCTGAACAGATCCCTTATGGCCGATAGGTACCCATTTATTATGCTAAGCTTTAAGGATGCCAAGCTAGTTGCGCGATATCCAAATAGAACAGCAAAATATCAAACCACCTTAAGCATGACGATTGCCAGCACAACCCGCAACGTGGGAGTGGACATTCTTCTTCAGCAGGTAGATCATAACACGTTTAGGATAGTAGGTAGTCAGGTTATTAGCATGACCGATTTTAATATAAAACAGCCAACAGCAATGTTTGGAATGATAGTCGTAGATCGTGAGATTACCATTAGCTTCAATATTCTCGCAGCTGTATATAAGGATGTTCTTGGAAGCTATACAATCCCCATAGCGGGCAGTAGCAATTCCTCTGCTCAGCGTAAGCTAGATTAA
- a CDS encoding VWA-like domain-containing protein, which translates to MSLNILEEVTKTSIELLLKEPFYAHFFSTLNKEVVPKQHSVATMAVGLRHNSFVLIINEHFWSSILTNQKHRYGVVKHEVLHLIFNHLLRNVKENGKNSLLLNIAMDLVVNQYILSDHLPEYSIFLDTFPDLDLEKDQTYVYYYQKLNVLQEDIDNHIGLCDSISAKNLKSIEKQNHGLERHATWDEFNVMSTTERELLEIQLENSIKIARSKTSEKNYSQIPHGVRIRIDEILLNNKPIVDWRRVLRLFSESSVRTRIKNTLRKPSKRYGTNPGLKIVQRHKILVVLDTSGSILLDELKDFFSEVRFMWKRGAEVFIVECDSVIHKKYWYKGVHPNVVYGGGGTSFDLPLKFANEEFHPDGIVYFTDGMAMSPTIVSKAPVLWVISKNGIAIGSEHFTNLKGRKAKIL; encoded by the coding sequence ATGTCTCTGAATATTTTAGAAGAGGTTACCAAAACGAGCATAGAGCTACTTTTAAAGGAACCTTTTTATGCTCATTTTTTTTCTACATTAAATAAGGAGGTTGTACCTAAGCAGCATTCCGTTGCTACAATGGCCGTAGGGTTAAGGCATAATTCTTTTGTGCTAATAATCAATGAACATTTTTGGTCTTCCATTTTAACCAACCAAAAGCATCGCTACGGAGTCGTAAAACACGAAGTGCTACATCTAATTTTCAACCATTTACTAAGAAACGTAAAGGAGAATGGTAAGAATTCGCTTTTGTTGAATATCGCAATGGACCTAGTTGTTAACCAATATATTTTATCGGATCATTTACCGGAGTATTCTATCTTTTTGGATACATTCCCCGATTTAGATTTAGAAAAAGATCAAACATACGTTTACTACTACCAGAAGCTAAATGTTCTCCAAGAGGACATTGATAATCACATTGGACTATGCGATAGCATATCGGCTAAAAATTTGAAGAGTATAGAAAAGCAAAACCATGGATTAGAGCGGCATGCTACATGGGATGAATTTAATGTAATGTCTACCACTGAGCGAGAACTACTTGAAATACAGCTAGAAAACTCCATCAAAATAGCACGTTCTAAAACTTCCGAAAAAAACTATTCGCAGATTCCTCATGGCGTGCGTATTAGAATTGACGAAATTCTATTGAATAATAAGCCAATTGTTGATTGGAGAAGAGTTCTTCGACTGTTTTCGGAAAGTAGCGTAAGAACAAGAATTAAGAATACGCTAAGAAAACCATCTAAAAGGTATGGAACTAACCCAGGCCTCAAAATCGTACAGAGACATAAAATATTAGTTGTATTGGATACATCAGGAAGTATTTTGCTAGACGAACTCAAAGATTTTTTTTCGGAAGTTAGGTTTATGTGGAAACGAGGGGCCGAGGTTTTCATAGTAGAATGCGATTCTGTTATTCACAAAAAGTATTGGTACAAGGGTGTGCATCCCAATGTTGTATATGGTGGGGGCGGAACATCGTTTGATTTACCTTTGAAATTTGCCAATGAGGAGTTTCATCCAGATGGGATAGTATATTTTACAGATGGAATGGCAATGTCTCCCACGATTGTTTCTAAGGCGCCTGTTTTATGGGTGATTAGCAAAAATGGGATTGCAATAGGAAGTGAACATTTTACGAATTTAAAAGGACGGAAAGCAAAGATTTTGTAG
- a CDS encoding DNA topoisomerase 3: MKLCIAEKPSVAKELAEILGAKSRHDGYYEGNGYWVSWTFGHLCTLKMPEDYHPDLKRWSLFTLPIIPQRFQIKVVDDTGIQKQFNTIKRLVGECDEVINCGDAGQEGELIQRWVLSLAQNTKPLKRLWISSLTAEAIREGFNKLQEGSKYDLLFHAGHARAISDWLLGINATRLYTTKYSNGKGVLSIGRVQTPTLALIVRRHLEIVNFTPEAYWELKTLYRGVIFSATQGRFAAADEAADILEKIRESLFTITSFEKKKGTEAPPRLFDLTSLQVECNKKFAFTAEETLGYIQSLYEKKQVSYPRVDTTFLPDDVYPKIPGILKGLKPYETFTELLLKSKIKKSKKVFDDSKVTDHHAIIPTGEFNPNLTYNEKKVFDLIIRRFIAAFYPDCIVSNTTVLGEAAEIPFKATGKQILEDGWRILFKKKEDDKENDDENPADKDDQLMPEFVKGESGPHEPGVQEKFTQPPKPYTEATLLRAMETAGKQVDDEELRDALKENGIGRPSTRANIIETLFKRKYIRRVRKNLEPTVTGIELIQTINNEQLKSVELTGIWERKLRQIEKGDYQATDFLAEMKEMVKALVVEVITEREVHSITIEEEPAAKEAEGESDGKKAKAKREKKPKDDKPAELTCPKCKKGKVLQGKTAYGCSEYKNGCGFRLSFEQFGKKLTDKQVESLIANGKTSKIKGFTLDGTKCEGILTLNANGEVELQRDEIPAKEKKFEYTDEFTCPSCGQGKILQGKTAFGCSRWKEGCTFKVSFDEIEFKYPNRELNLMLLDEYLRKDD, translated from the coding sequence GTGAAGCTTTGTATTGCCGAGAAACCCAGCGTTGCCAAGGAATTGGCGGAAATCTTGGGCGCCAAGTCGCGCCACGATGGCTACTACGAGGGCAATGGCTACTGGGTTAGCTGGACCTTCGGTCATCTCTGCACCCTTAAGATGCCGGAGGACTACCATCCCGATTTAAAACGGTGGAGCCTCTTTACCCTGCCCATTATTCCGCAGCGATTCCAGATTAAGGTAGTCGACGATACGGGAATCCAGAAACAGTTCAACACCATCAAGCGCCTCGTTGGCGAATGCGACGAGGTAATTAACTGCGGCGATGCCGGACAGGAGGGAGAGCTCATTCAAAGATGGGTACTCTCGCTTGCGCAGAACACTAAGCCGCTGAAACGGCTATGGATATCGTCGCTTACGGCAGAAGCTATCCGCGAGGGCTTTAACAAGCTTCAGGAGGGCAGCAAGTACGATCTACTTTTCCATGCCGGGCATGCCCGAGCCATAAGCGACTGGCTCTTGGGCATTAATGCCACCCGATTGTACACCACAAAGTACAGCAACGGCAAGGGGGTGCTCTCCATCGGGCGAGTTCAAACGCCCACGCTGGCGCTTATCGTTCGCCGCCACCTCGAGATCGTCAATTTTACCCCCGAAGCCTACTGGGAATTGAAAACGCTCTACCGCGGCGTAATCTTCTCTGCAACCCAGGGACGCTTTGCCGCTGCCGACGAGGCTGCCGACATCCTCGAGAAGATTCGCGAGAGCCTCTTCACCATCACCTCCTTCGAAAAGAAGAAGGGAACCGAAGCGCCGCCACGCTTGTTCGACCTAACGTCGCTTCAGGTGGAGTGCAACAAGAAGTTTGCCTTTACCGCCGAGGAAACGCTCGGCTACATCCAAAGCCTATACGAGAAGAAGCAGGTATCGTACCCCCGCGTGGATACCACCTTCCTTCCCGACGACGTATACCCTAAGATTCCCGGTATTCTCAAGGGACTTAAGCCCTACGAGACCTTTACCGAGCTGCTGCTGAAGTCGAAAATCAAAAAGAGCAAGAAGGTTTTCGACGATAGCAAGGTAACCGACCACCACGCCATCATCCCAACGGGCGAGTTCAACCCCAACCTCACCTACAACGAGAAAAAGGTGTTTGACCTCATCATCCGCCGCTTTATTGCCGCCTTCTACCCCGACTGTATCGTCTCCAACACCACCGTGCTGGGCGAGGCTGCCGAAATTCCGTTTAAGGCAACGGGTAAGCAGATTTTGGAGGATGGATGGCGCATTCTTTTCAAGAAGAAGGAGGACGATAAGGAAAATGATGACGAAAACCCTGCCGATAAGGACGACCAGCTGATGCCCGAGTTCGTAAAGGGCGAAAGTGGTCCACACGAGCCGGGAGTTCAGGAGAAATTTACGCAACCGCCCAAGCCCTACACCGAAGCAACGCTTCTCCGCGCCATGGAAACCGCCGGAAAGCAGGTCGACGACGAGGAATTGCGCGATGCGCTCAAGGAAAACGGAATTGGACGTCCATCAACGCGGGCGAACATCATCGAAACGCTGTTTAAGCGGAAGTACATCCGCCGCGTGCGTAAGAATTTGGAGCCAACAGTTACGGGTATCGAGCTAATTCAGACGATTAACAACGAGCAGCTAAAATCGGTGGAGCTAACCGGTATTTGGGAGCGAAAGCTACGCCAAATTGAGAAGGGCGACTACCAGGCAACCGACTTTTTAGCCGAGATGAAGGAGATGGTAAAGGCGCTTGTGGTAGAGGTGATCACCGAAAGAGAGGTTCATAGCATCACTATCGAGGAAGAGCCTGCCGCAAAGGAGGCAGAGGGCGAATCGGATGGCAAAAAGGCAAAAGCAAAGCGCGAAAAGAAGCCGAAGGACGACAAACCTGCCGAGCTTACCTGCCCTAAGTGCAAGAAGGGAAAGGTGCTGCAGGGGAAAACCGCCTATGGATGCAGCGAATATAAGAATGGATGCGGTTTCCGCCTCTCGTTCGAACAGTTTGGCAAGAAGCTAACCGACAAGCAGGTCGAAAGCCTCATCGCCAACGGAAAAACTTCCAAGATTAAGGGTTTTACCCTTGATGGTACCAAGTGCGAAGGCATCCTTACCCTTAACGCCAATGGCGAAGTGGAACTGCAGCGCGACGAAATCCCTGCAAAGGAGAAAAAGTTTGAATATACAGATGAATTTACCTGTCCTTCCTGCGGACAAGGAAAAATACTGCAGGGCAAAACCGCCTTTGGCTGCAGCCGCTGGAAGGAAGGCTGCACCTTTAAGGTCTCCTTCGACGAGATTGAATTCAAGTACCCTAATAGAGAGTTGAATTTAATGTTACTGGACGAATATTTGAGGAAGGATGATTAA
- a CDS encoding VIT family protein, with protein MITIDNYLDSHYIHRSNWLRAAVLGANDGIISISSLAIGVATASTTREPIILATVAGLVAGALSMSAGEYVSVSSQTDTEKADIEREMKELKEMPKEELNILAQIYEKRGLKKETAMQVAIELTEKDALSAHVRDELGINEISQANPIQAALASGTAFTVGGILPLLTILFAPIKGMEYWLYGFTIIFLVILGTMAAKTGGSSILKAILRITVWGTIAMGLSALVGYIFGVNV; from the coding sequence ATGATAACAATAGACAATTATTTGGACAGCCATTATATACATAGAAGTAATTGGCTAAGAGCAGCTGTTTTGGGGGCAAATGATGGAATTATTTCAATTTCAAGTCTTGCTATTGGTGTTGCAACAGCAAGTACAACAAGAGAGCCAATTATATTGGCAACAGTAGCAGGTCTTGTGGCTGGTGCTTTATCAATGTCTGCAGGAGAATATGTTTCGGTAAGCTCACAAACTGATACAGAAAAAGCAGATATTGAAAGAGAAATGAAGGAACTTAAAGAAATGCCAAAAGAAGAACTTAATATATTGGCTCAAATCTATGAAAAACGGGGACTAAAAAAAGAAACTGCTATGCAAGTAGCTATTGAATTAACGGAAAAAGATGCTTTGAGTGCACATGTTAGAGATGAATTAGGTATTAATGAGATTAGCCAAGCTAACCCAATACAAGCAGCATTAGCGTCTGGTACGGCATTTACTGTTGGTGGTATTTTACCCCTTTTAACAATCCTCTTTGCACCAATAAAAGGTATGGAATATTGGCTGTATGGTTTTACAATAATTTTTCTCGTTATTTTAGGAACGATGGCTGCAAAGACAGGTGGTTCAAGTATTCTAAAAGCTATTTTAAGAATTACAGTTTGGGGAACAATTGCAATGGGATTATCCGCATTAGTTGGTTATATTTTTGGAGTGAACGTTTAA
- a CDS encoding YceI family protein — MRRTVHFILTLVLLAMLSCQFAAAQVRYTIRSQKVEIVGTSNIHDWTAVVGKLSGSSDFVVENNTITGIKAAVVDVDASSLAGSKGGIMNRKIKECFDSESYPHIRFVLAKVNGVQTTGNVSTINLVGNITIKTTTVPVEFLVKATALASGEIEVRTSKQIRMSDFNLKPPTALLGTLKTANDVTVNIYFLLKK, encoded by the coding sequence ATGAGACGAACCGTACATTTCATTCTCACGCTTGTGCTACTTGCTATGCTTAGCTGCCAATTTGCAGCTGCACAGGTCAGGTATACGATAAGATCCCAAAAGGTGGAAATAGTGGGGACATCAAACATCCACGATTGGACAGCGGTAGTTGGAAAGCTCTCCGGATCATCCGACTTCGTCGTGGAGAACAATACGATAACAGGCATTAAAGCAGCGGTGGTAGATGTAGATGCCAGCTCGCTTGCCGGCTCGAAGGGGGGTATTATGAACAGAAAGATAAAGGAGTGCTTCGACTCCGAAAGCTACCCCCACATTAGGTTTGTGCTGGCAAAGGTAAATGGCGTTCAAACCACAGGGAATGTATCAACCATCAACCTTGTTGGCAACATTACCATAAAAACCACCACCGTACCGGTTGAGTTTTTGGTAAAGGCAACGGCACTTGCCAGTGGCGAAATTGAGGTGCGCACATCAAAGCAAATTAGGATGAGCGACTTTAACCTAAAGCCTCCAACAGCGCTGCTTGGCACGCTAAAGACCGCCAACGACGTAACAGTAAACATCTACTTTCTTCTTAAGAAGTAG